Part of the Parcubacteria group bacterium genome, GACCGTAAGTGCACTGATCCAGCAGTAAAATTAATTTCAGCACGATAGACCATTCCCTTCCGGTGATGATCGGTGGTCTTCCCCACCTCGACGTCAAAAAGCATTTCTTTTGTCTCCCCCGCATAATGCGTCAAGTATTTCTCGAGCATTGCTATTTTCGTATCAACATAAGCGCGAAGTGCTGGGGTATCATCAATGCCGGTAACAAGATAGTTGATTTTGTATGTCGAAGACATGGGTACGTGTTAATTGCTATTGATAATACTTAGTACTTTTTTAGAACGGTGGTGACCATTTACGATTCTGATTTTCGCGCGTGGCACTCCCAGATGCGCGGCAACGAGTTCACGGACGCGTATATTTGCCTGGTTCTCTTCTGCTGGCTCCTTGACCTTAACAGTAAAATGAAGCTTCTTTACTTCTTTGATTTCCTCTCTTCTTGCATTTGACGTAACCGTCACGTGTATATACATAACCAGATGGTGCCAGTATAACACAAAAACTTTCTCGGCTCGCTGTCCACTCCAAAAGTACGCGCTAGAAGCGTATACTTTTAAATAGAAAAGACCGCGTTCTTCCTCATAAGGAGGGTCGGCATGCTTGCGCGTCTCAAAGAACCATTTGAGGCACTTCGTGGTGAGAACGGCGCGTTCATTGCCGCGCTGCACAAGGATTACCACACATGCTATCTTCGAGACCATCTGTACGCTACCTTTGCATACTTCTTCCTTGAGGAGCATGACAAGTTTAGGCAAGGCATGTGGCTCACCTTTGACATCTTTCATAAACACCGCCAAAGGATTAAGCGGATTATAGAACACCCTCCCAAAAATGGACATGAATTCCTCCATGCGAAATATGATCCAGAAACACTTGGGGAGATTGAGCCGTTTTTTGGACATCACCAGTTAGATGCGTTAGGGCTTTTTCTCTTTATTGTTGGTTTCGCGGAGCAAAATGGTCTTCCTCTCGTCAGGAAAAATGCGGACAAGGCAATGCTTAATCTCCTGGTGCTCTATGTCCGCGCAGTAGAGTATTGCAAACGTGGAGATAACGGTATGTGGCAGGGGGAGATGGCGCTCCATTCGTCTTCTGTCGGGGCCGTTCTCTCTGGCCTTGTGGAGTTGAAGGCAGCAAAACTTGTAAAAGTTCGGAATCCGCTTATTGCAAATGGGATAACCGCGCTTGACGCTCTTGTTTTGGAAGAGCCTCCCGGACTAGCACAACTTTCGCTTATTTGGCCGTATGATATCGTCACCCCTGCTGTCCGTAATGAAATTCTCTCCAAAGTGTCGAAAAAATTGGTAGAGAAACATGGTCTAAATCGTTACTTCGGAGACGAATACTATCGCTCTAGAGCAACCGGCATCTCTGCCCAATGGCCACTCGGCTTCTTCTGGCTTTCCATAATCAAAAGTGAACTCGGCGACACGAAGGACGCGCGTCTATGGTTTGAGCGCGGCGCGGCGCAAATAACGCCCGCGGGTATTCCCAAGCTGTACACGGACGATACCCCAAACGACCATGTGCCCCTTGCGTGGGCACATGCGCTTGCAATTATTGCGTATACAAAACTTCAGAACAAAGCTGCTCCCAA contains:
- the raiA gene encoding ribosome-associated translation inhibitor RaiA; amino-acid sequence: MSSTYKINYLVTGIDDTPALRAYVDTKIAMLEKYLTHYAGETKEMLFDVEVGKTTDHHRKGMVYRAEINFTAGSVHLRSESVQDALFPAIDEAKDEMDHELRKTKTKSIDTARRGARKLKDNLRN
- a CDS encoding DUF167 domain-containing protein; its protein translation is MYIHVTVTSNARREEIKEVKKLHFTVKVKEPAEENQANIRVRELVAAHLGVPRAKIRIVNGHHRSKKVLSIINSN